A window of Aquitalea denitrificans contains these coding sequences:
- the asd gene encoding aspartate-semialdehyde dehydrogenase — translation MKVGFVGWRGMVGSVLMQRMREENDFAVINEPVFFTTSNVGGKGPDIGRDVPALKDAKNIDELKAMDAIVTCQGGDYTSDIYPKLRAAGWTGYWIDAASTLRMADDAVIVLDPVNRNVIDSALAKGVKDYIGGNCTNSIMLMGMGGLFREGLVEWVSSMTYQAASGGGANHMRELIKGMGVVHAAVADELATPSSAILEIDRKVAAAIREDVPTEFFGAPLAGGLIPWIDKQLDNGQSKEEWKGQAEVNKILGTEATIPVDGLCVRIGAMRCHSLALTVKLKKDLPLEEIEAIIKSGNDWVKWVPNDREISVKELTPAAITGGLEVGVGRVRKLNMGGEYLSAFVIGDQLLWGAAEPLRRMLRILIER, via the coding sequence GTGAAAGTAGGCTTTGTAGGCTGGCGTGGCATGGTTGGTTCCGTGCTGATGCAACGTATGCGTGAAGAGAACGATTTCGCTGTCATCAACGAACCGGTGTTCTTCACCACCTCCAATGTCGGCGGCAAAGGCCCGGACATCGGCCGTGACGTACCGGCGCTGAAAGACGCCAAGAACATCGACGAACTGAAGGCAATGGACGCCATTGTCACCTGTCAGGGCGGCGATTACACCAGCGATATCTATCCGAAACTGCGTGCCGCCGGCTGGACTGGCTACTGGATCGACGCCGCTTCCACCCTGCGCATGGCTGACGATGCCGTCATCGTGCTGGACCCGGTCAACCGCAACGTGATCGACAGCGCACTGGCCAAGGGCGTGAAGGACTACATCGGCGGCAACTGTACCAACTCCATCATGCTGATGGGCATGGGCGGTCTGTTCCGTGAGGGTCTGGTGGAGTGGGTTTCCTCCATGACCTACCAGGCAGCTTCCGGTGGCGGTGCCAACCACATGCGCGAACTGATCAAGGGCATGGGCGTGGTACACGCTGCCGTGGCCGACGAACTGGCTACCCCGTCGTCCGCCATTCTGGAGATCGACCGCAAGGTGGCTGCCGCCATCCGTGAAGACGTGCCGACCGAATTCTTCGGTGCGCCGCTGGCTGGCGGTCTGATCCCCTGGATCGACAAGCAACTGGACAACGGCCAATCCAAGGAAGAGTGGAAGGGTCAGGCTGAGGTCAACAAGATTCTGGGCACCGAAGCTACCATTCCGGTAGATGGCCTGTGCGTGCGTATCGGCGCCATGCGCTGCCATAGCCTGGCACTGACGGTGAAGCTGAAGAAAGACCTGCCGCTGGAAGAGATCGAAGCCATCATCAAGTCTGGTAATGACTGGGTGAAATGGGTGCCGAACGACCGCGAAATCAGCGTCAAGGAACTGACCCCGGCTGCCATCACCGGCGGCCTGGAAGTAGGGGTTGGTCGTGTGCGCAAGCTGAACATGGGTGGCGAATACCTGTCCGCCTTCGTGATTGGTGACCAGCTGCTGTGGGGCGCGGCTGAACCGCTGCGCCGTATGCTGCGTATCCTCATCGAACGCTGA
- the trpA gene encoding tryptophan synthase subunit alpha: MSRIAACFAALQGKKALIPFITAGDPHPSRTVELMHGLVDGGADIIELGVPFSDPMADGPVIQRASERALVHKVGLRDVLAMVAEFRKSNTTTPVVLMGYLNPVFVMGYTAFAEQAHAAGVDGVLTVDCPPEEAADLSAALIAADLDPVFLIAPTTPEARVREIARHARGYVYYVSLKGVTGAGNLDIDDVARKIAALRAHIQVPIGVGFGIRDAATAKAISVTADAVVVGSRLVQEIEAATEQTAKERLTGLVAELKAAIL, encoded by the coding sequence ATGTCACGTATTGCTGCATGTTTTGCCGCCCTGCAGGGCAAGAAGGCGCTGATTCCCTTCATTACCGCCGGTGACCCGCATCCGTCCCGCACCGTCGAGCTGATGCACGGCCTGGTGGATGGCGGTGCCGACATCATCGAGCTGGGCGTGCCGTTTTCCGATCCGATGGCCGACGGTCCGGTGATCCAGCGCGCATCGGAACGCGCACTGGTGCACAAGGTGGGTCTGCGCGATGTGCTGGCCATGGTGGCCGAGTTCCGCAAGAGCAATACCACCACCCCCGTAGTGCTGATGGGTTATCTGAACCCGGTGTTCGTCATGGGCTATACCGCCTTTGCCGAACAGGCTCACGCTGCCGGTGTGGATGGCGTGCTGACGGTGGACTGCCCGCCGGAAGAAGCGGCCGATCTGTCCGCCGCGCTGATCGCTGCCGATCTGGACCCGGTATTCCTGATTGCCCCTACCACGCCTGAGGCGCGGGTGCGCGAAATCGCCCGTCACGCACGTGGTTATGTCTATTATGTGTCGCTCAAAGGCGTCACTGGTGCAGGAAATCTGGACATTGACGATGTAGCGCGTAAAATTGCCGCCCTTAGAGCACATATTCAGGTTCCTATCGGCGTTGGCTTCGGCATTCGCGATGCCGCTACTGCCAAGGCCATCTCCGTGACAGCCGATGCGGTGGTGGTAGGGAGCCGTCTGGTGCAGGAAATTGAGGCGGCTACAGAACAAACTGCCAAAGAGCGGTTGACCGGTCTGGTAGCGGAGTTGAAAGCTGCCATTCTTTAA
- a CDS encoding FimV family protein, translated as MASRHRMTLLAILLAGMGSAGSALAGLGPIHVLSSEGQPFEAEIPVVDEDPQGNVLVSLADRNKYPLVSTYSQSASVLKFSAIRKPDGSIQKILVKGPSRFDESLLRFAVEMSWPAGRLVREFEVDYLRDGPPRKDKQPGHDDTVKKTAVSPDQMPRLSSLGLGELKVKSKLGEPLVAELELFGTAVKQTDNVHVALAADSLQGAPSAEQLQLVASMSHQLTRSAAGKSMLLLRSTRPLTEPFLAFRLDVGAANVHAQKRYTLLLDPNGYTVEEHAADSGDADKPVRSVGKAQPLKIYRVLHGDTLSLIAARMKGAGNQAEAVRRLYRGNPDAFIAGDVNRLRAGTALKYPAEWHMANAVAPAMHAKAAEPQVAPPAVASRADAPVKPLGSPETITLKPMVKPPAVQTKAVASAAKPVASAPQVAAVKAVTPGKAVENAQEARLKNLLQRQDQALQQAQQKTQELEQKIRNLQLAKAAEASAAAIASQNKAVASQPADKAIVAHAAPASVAVAAPAPVAAQVPASAPTVASSKAAPASMPKPVVVKPPEEAAAPSFLVDDVLTGLRNNSTMIAGGAAVAALAALLLAQRRRQRKIATPESKPEGKPVPDNASLLTMGPLTTLMSGIKRGEGIDLASVDLIAEAEVYLAYGRTDQALEILREGLVREPMRQDLRYKLLEVLAIQSDKDGFVAEATTARGIFGKDSTLWMRVCELGRTLVPDHPLFDARPAPAVSPLDLEPVRVQAAADVPVTAAAHNAGSVPVDLAAELGALEPPPEEPLAMDFIEKEPAGPAPLPPATGQNTALSGLDAFASLGEQELESVANQAAEPMLDMDFLSDLPESVKLEPPVSKPAPATPAPAPTPQSEANDKMELAKLYLEMGDKETAEALMKEAGQTV; from the coding sequence ATGGCTTCAAGACATCGCATGACCTTGCTGGCCATCCTGTTGGCTGGCATGGGCTCTGCAGGATCGGCGCTGGCTGGCTTGGGGCCCATCCACGTACTGTCCTCGGAAGGTCAGCCTTTCGAGGCGGAAATTCCCGTGGTAGACGAGGATCCGCAAGGGAATGTGCTGGTCAGCCTGGCTGATCGCAACAAATATCCTCTGGTTTCCACCTACAGTCAGTCTGCTTCCGTATTGAAGTTTTCTGCTATCCGCAAGCCGGATGGCAGTATCCAGAAGATTCTGGTCAAGGGGCCTAGCCGTTTCGACGAGTCCCTGTTGCGTTTTGCCGTGGAAATGAGCTGGCCGGCAGGCCGGTTGGTGCGCGAGTTCGAGGTTGACTATCTGAGGGATGGTCCGCCGCGCAAGGACAAGCAGCCTGGTCACGACGATACGGTGAAGAAAACCGCAGTATCTCCCGACCAGATGCCACGTCTGAGCAGCCTGGGGCTGGGTGAGCTGAAGGTAAAGTCCAAGCTGGGCGAACCGCTGGTGGCTGAACTGGAGTTGTTTGGCACCGCAGTAAAACAGACCGACAATGTCCACGTGGCATTGGCTGCTGACAGCTTGCAGGGTGCTCCCAGTGCCGAACAGCTGCAGCTGGTGGCCTCCATGTCCCATCAGTTGACCCGGTCTGCCGCTGGAAAATCCATGCTGCTGTTGCGCAGTACGCGGCCGTTGACCGAGCCTTTTCTTGCCTTCCGGCTGGACGTGGGCGCTGCCAATGTCCACGCGCAAAAACGCTATACGCTGCTGTTGGATCCGAACGGTTATACCGTCGAAGAGCACGCCGCTGATAGTGGCGATGCCGACAAGCCGGTGCGTAGCGTCGGCAAAGCACAGCCATTGAAGATATACCGGGTATTGCATGGCGATACCCTGTCGCTGATTGCAGCCCGCATGAAGGGTGCTGGCAATCAGGCGGAAGCCGTCAGACGGTTGTATCGCGGCAATCCGGATGCCTTTATTGCCGGTGATGTCAATCGCCTGCGCGCCGGGACGGCACTGAAGTATCCGGCAGAGTGGCACATGGCCAATGCGGTCGCACCAGCCATGCATGCCAAGGCTGCCGAGCCTCAAGTGGCACCCCCGGCTGTTGCCAGCAGGGCGGATGCGCCGGTCAAGCCACTTGGCAGCCCCGAAACCATTACGCTCAAGCCCATGGTGAAGCCGCCTGCCGTGCAGACTAAAGCGGTGGCATCAGCGGCCAAACCGGTGGCTTCTGCTCCGCAGGTTGCGGCAGTCAAGGCAGTAACGCCAGGCAAGGCAGTTGAGAATGCCCAGGAGGCCAGGCTGAAAAACCTCCTGCAACGGCAGGACCAAGCATTGCAGCAGGCCCAGCAAAAAACCCAGGAGCTGGAACAGAAAATCCGTAATCTGCAGCTGGCCAAGGCAGCCGAAGCAAGTGCTGCTGCCATCGCCAGCCAGAACAAGGCTGTTGCCAGCCAGCCGGCAGACAAGGCCATCGTTGCGCATGCTGCTCCTGCCAGCGTTGCCGTGGCTGCGCCAGCACCAGTTGCCGCGCAAGTCCCTGCTTCTGCGCCCACAGTGGCAAGCAGCAAGGCAGCACCGGCGTCTATGCCCAAGCCAGTGGTAGTCAAGCCTCCGGAGGAGGCTGCGGCACCAAGCTTCCTGGTTGATGATGTGCTGACGGGGTTGCGCAACAACAGCACCATGATTGCTGGCGGTGCGGCCGTGGCTGCGCTGGCAGCCTTGTTGCTGGCTCAGCGTCGGCGTCAGCGCAAGATTGCCACGCCGGAAAGCAAGCCCGAAGGAAAGCCGGTGCCCGATAACGCTTCCTTGCTGACTATGGGGCCGCTTACCACCCTGATGAGTGGCATCAAGCGTGGCGAGGGGATTGATCTGGCTTCGGTGGATCTGATCGCGGAAGCCGAGGTGTATCTGGCCTATGGTCGTACCGATCAGGCACTGGAAATCCTCCGTGAAGGCCTGGTGCGCGAACCGATGCGGCAGGATCTGCGTTATAAGTTGCTGGAAGTGCTGGCAATCCAGTCGGACAAGGATGGCTTTGTGGCCGAGGCTACCACGGCGCGCGGCATTTTCGGCAAGGACAGCACACTGTGGATGCGGGTGTGCGAACTCGGTCGTACTCTGGTGCCAGACCATCCGCTGTTTGATGCGCGCCCGGCTCCGGCAGTGTCGCCGCTGGATCTTGAACCGGTGAGGGTGCAGGCTGCCGCTGATGTGCCTGTGACAGCGGCTGCGCATAATGCCGGCAGTGTGCCGGTAGACCTGGCCGCCGAACTGGGTGCACTGGAGCCGCCGCCGGAAGAACCGCTGGCGATGGATTTCATTGAGAAAGAACCGGCGGGTCCGGCTCCCTTGCCGCCAGCTACCGGACAGAATACCGCCTTGAGTGGGCTGGATGCCTTTGCCTCACTGGGGGAGCAGGAACTGGAAAGCGTAGCGAATCAGGCAGCTGAGCCGATGCTGGACATGGATTTTCTATCCGATCTTCCCGAGTCGGTGAAGCTTGAGCCTCCGGTCAGCAAACCAGCCCCGGCAACGCCGGCTCCGGCCCCCACGCCGCAGTCCGAAGCCAATGACAAGATGGAGCTGGCCAAGCTGTATCTGGAAATGGGCGACAAGGAAACCGCCGAAGCGCTGATGAAGGAAGCAGGGCAGACTGTCTAG
- a CDS encoding phosphoribosylanthranilate isomerase gives MTVRIKICGITRPQDGAEAARLGADAIGLVFYPKSPRNVSIAQAQAVIAALPPFVSVVALFVNPERSWVEEVLGACSIDILQFHGEESAEFCRSFRRPYLKAVRVKPGLDLSAAAAQYPDARGLLTDAFVEGAHGGTGTTFDWTLLPANLPLPLILSGGLDDSNIEQAVAAVRPAAVDVSSGVEAAKGIKDAARMAAFISGARHGAV, from the coding sequence GTGACAGTCAGAATCAAGATTTGCGGTATTACCCGCCCGCAGGATGGCGCCGAAGCCGCCCGCCTGGGTGCCGATGCCATCGGCCTGGTGTTTTACCCGAAAAGCCCGCGCAATGTCAGCATCGCCCAGGCGCAGGCAGTGATTGCCGCCTTGCCGCCCTTTGTCAGCGTGGTGGCACTGTTCGTCAACCCGGAGCGCAGCTGGGTGGAAGAAGTGCTGGGTGCCTGCAGCATCGACATCCTGCAGTTTCATGGCGAAGAAAGCGCGGAATTCTGCCGTTCTTTCCGGCGGCCTTATCTCAAGGCCGTACGGGTGAAGCCCGGCCTGGACCTGAGCGCCGCGGCAGCCCAATACCCGGATGCGCGCGGACTACTCACCGACGCCTTTGTCGAAGGCGCACACGGTGGCACCGGTACCACCTTTGACTGGACCTTGCTGCCAGCAAACCTGCCCCTGCCGTTGATTTTGTCCGGCGGGCTGGACGACAGCAATATAGAACAAGCCGTGGCCGCAGTGCGGCCGGCGGCGGTGGATGTTTCCAGCGGAGTGGAAGCAGCCAAGGGAATCAAAGATGCTGCCAGAATGGCAGCGTTCATATCAGGAGCAAGGCATGGAGCGGTATGA
- the truA gene encoding tRNA pseudouridine(38-40) synthase TruA gives MRIALGIEYDGRAFSGWQTQPHGNTVQDRLNQAISQIAGQKITTLAAGRTDAGVHAAMQVVHFDTTTERQLNAWVRGVNALLPPEVAVVWAREVSDDFHARFSAFSRSYSYFLLTHPVRPCLLAGKVGWYHQQLDVDAMRRAARCLLGQHDFSSFRAAECQAKSPLKHLQQLDISEQGGLIRFDLMADAFLHHMVRNIVGALLYVGKGSLDEADLQALLAARDRTRAPPTFMPDGLYLTGVGYPAQFALPTQAEPARLALWR, from the coding sequence ATGAGAATAGCGCTCGGCATCGAGTATGACGGCCGGGCATTTTCCGGCTGGCAGACTCAGCCGCATGGCAATACCGTCCAGGACAGATTGAATCAGGCCATCAGCCAGATTGCCGGACAAAAGATTACAACCTTGGCCGCCGGTCGAACCGATGCCGGTGTGCACGCCGCCATGCAGGTGGTGCATTTTGATACGACAACCGAACGGCAGCTGAATGCCTGGGTACGTGGCGTCAACGCGCTGCTGCCACCGGAAGTCGCTGTTGTATGGGCAAGGGAAGTGAGTGATGACTTTCATGCGCGGTTCTCGGCATTTTCGCGTTCCTACAGCTATTTCCTGCTGACCCACCCGGTGCGCCCCTGTCTGCTGGCAGGCAAGGTGGGTTGGTATCACCAGCAACTGGATGTGGATGCCATGCGCCGTGCTGCACGGTGTTTGTTGGGGCAGCATGATTTTTCCAGTTTCCGTGCTGCCGAATGCCAGGCCAAGAGCCCGCTCAAGCACTTGCAGCAGCTGGATATCAGCGAGCAGGGTGGCCTGATTCGTTTCGATCTGATGGCCGATGCCTTCCTGCACCACATGGTGCGCAATATCGTCGGCGCGCTGCTGTACGTGGGCAAGGGCAGTCTGGATGAGGCTGACCTGCAAGCCCTGCTGGCGGCACGCGACCGCACCCGGGCACCGCCCACCTTCATGCCGGATGGCCTGTATCTGACCGGGGTGGGTTACCCCGCGCAGTTTGCCCTGCCGACGCAGGCTGAACCGGCGCGCCTGGCTTTGTGGAGATGA
- a CDS encoding aspartate-semialdehyde dehydrogenase — MMQLAVVGAAGLVGQSVLELLAERQFPAERVFAVDGPEHEASTVSYGNLELDIRQLDEFGFENVALAIFVAGSDVAREYVPQARAAGVTVIDFSDAYRLDAEVPLVVPSVNGDQLEGLEAGALVSAPNCTVTPLAMALHPLLPLQPRRLTVATYQSVSGAGQKALEELAEQTTALFSQRESENTVFAKRIAFNVLPQIGDVDANGTSAEELSLVNELRRLLQQPALQVEASCVRVPVFFGHSWAVSLEVDGDIDLLQVRNRLLAAGLQLISADQHGGYITPMEATGNGGVWISRLRKTGNSLSFWLSADNVRVGAALNCVLLAESLNKAGVFE; from the coding sequence ATGATGCAGCTTGCTGTGGTAGGTGCCGCTGGCCTGGTAGGCCAATCTGTTCTCGAACTGCTGGCCGAGCGCCAGTTCCCGGCTGAGCGGGTGTTTGCCGTGGATGGCCCGGAGCATGAGGCGTCAACCGTCAGCTATGGCAATCTGGAACTGGACATCCGCCAACTGGACGAATTCGGTTTCGAGAATGTGGCGCTGGCCATATTTGTCGCCGGCAGCGATGTGGCGCGCGAATATGTCCCGCAAGCCCGCGCCGCAGGCGTAACCGTGATTGACTTCAGCGATGCCTACCGCCTGGATGCCGAAGTGCCGCTGGTGGTGCCGTCAGTGAATGGTGATCAACTGGAGGGCTTGGAGGCCGGGGCCCTGGTATCCGCACCCAATTGCACGGTTACTCCGTTGGCCATGGCTCTGCACCCCTTGCTACCGCTGCAGCCGCGCCGCCTTACTGTTGCCACCTATCAGTCGGTATCCGGTGCCGGGCAAAAGGCACTGGAAGAACTGGCCGAGCAAACAACTGCATTATTCTCGCAGCGAGAATCTGAAAATACAGTTTTTGCCAAGCGCATTGCCTTTAATGTGCTTCCGCAGATTGGCGACGTTGATGCGAATGGTACTTCCGCTGAAGAGCTTTCCCTGGTTAATGAATTACGCCGCCTGCTGCAGCAGCCTGCGCTGCAGGTAGAAGCCAGTTGTGTTCGCGTGCCGGTATTCTTTGGCCACTCTTGGGCAGTAAGCCTTGAAGTGGATGGGGATATTGATCTGCTGCAAGTGCGTAATCGTCTGTTGGCGGCAGGATTGCAATTGATTTCTGCCGATCAGCACGGTGGCTACATTACGCCTATGGAGGCAACTGGTAATGGCGGCGTCTGGATTAGCCGCCTGCGCAAAACCGGAAATTCGCTCAGTTTCTGGTTGAGCGCAGACAATGTCCGGGTTGGTGCCGCACTCAATTGCGTTCTGTTGGCGGAGTCGCTGAATAAAGCCGGTGTGTTTGAATAA
- a CDS encoding FimV/HubP family polar landmark protein has protein sequence MNNQAKFKLSVLAVAMVCSANVWAGLGRINVRSFLGETFHADIELTGVRSSELETARIGLASPDTFRDLNVDYSGSMSALRFHVVPSAHGAVIRVSSAVPINDPYLRFVVEAKTSSGRSVREYTVLLDPATYNAPQAKSIVQDMPQYAEENLSSRYAGKPVRPAHAMIPGVVQTRSGSTLRGMAARVKPAGASLEQTMAALVQNNPHAFNDGNPNKLKAGVTLKVPTAGKVKALSADQVSTILHPDGAAPAAAQPPAAVPATAKQPVAKGKGTDVLKLVPPDAAGGQPDAKLSVLEQQVSAREQSLKDAEARIAALEQQLKAMQGGKPQASQPDAVVQAASVPAVEPVVQASAPVAAVPAPKPVVAPKPVTPPPPPPERSWLDGLIDNLPLIGGGVAGVGLLGALGVMISRRRKAAAGSSLQLSAQANNAVLGRNAVGSGPSSVSGGHSFMTNFTQSSGAIDAAEVDPVAEAEVYMAYGRDAQAEEILKDALAKDPSRQEVRQKLLELYAARPDAGSFEKLAREFHVSTDGKGQAWAKVAAMGLAIDPANALYQLAADDVPAESTAAAGDGVIDLDQELFGEAVPEPVVAKPVEAAAPVAVDDPLRAALFAEEEAVTPAPAAESNLMDFDLDAELAALAPAPATEPEKPAAEPAADTNLLDFDFNLDGLASDIEPAKAEEPAVATLELPSTPAASDGFESLYEDMVAATPAPAPSPTVPADAPVAAEGMTLLDDPLSTKLDLAKVYLDMGDRDGAREVLQDLVGEAQGSLKEEAQALLTKISS, from the coding sequence GTGAATAATCAGGCAAAATTCAAGCTGAGCGTACTGGCTGTCGCCATGGTGTGTTCGGCAAATGTATGGGCCGGTCTTGGCAGGATCAATGTACGATCCTTCCTGGGGGAGACCTTTCACGCAGATATCGAGTTGACCGGAGTTCGCTCGAGCGAGCTGGAAACCGCCCGTATCGGGCTGGCCAGCCCGGATACCTTTCGGGACTTGAATGTCGATTACAGCGGCAGCATGTCCGCATTGCGCTTTCACGTGGTTCCCTCCGCGCATGGTGCCGTCATCCGGGTCAGCTCTGCCGTCCCCATCAACGATCCTTACCTACGCTTCGTGGTGGAAGCAAAGACCAGTTCCGGTCGTTCGGTACGCGAGTACACGGTGTTGCTTGATCCGGCGACATACAATGCGCCGCAAGCCAAATCAATCGTGCAGGACATGCCCCAATATGCCGAGGAGAATCTGTCCAGCCGCTATGCGGGTAAACCGGTCAGACCGGCGCATGCAATGATTCCGGGCGTGGTGCAAACCCGATCCGGCTCCACGCTGCGTGGCATGGCGGCACGAGTGAAGCCGGCAGGTGCATCGCTGGAGCAAACCATGGCAGCGCTGGTGCAGAATAACCCGCATGCCTTCAATGATGGCAATCCCAACAAGCTAAAAGCCGGTGTTACCCTGAAGGTGCCGACTGCGGGCAAGGTCAAGGCGCTGTCGGCTGATCAGGTCAGCACCATTCTGCATCCTGATGGTGCTGCTCCTGCAGCAGCCCAGCCGCCGGCAGCCGTACCGGCTACAGCCAAGCAGCCTGTAGCCAAAGGCAAGGGCACTGACGTGCTTAAACTGGTGCCGCCGGATGCCGCAGGCGGCCAGCCGGATGCCAAGCTTTCGGTATTGGAGCAGCAGGTAAGTGCCCGCGAGCAGTCGTTGAAAGATGCCGAAGCGCGTATTGCTGCACTGGAACAACAACTCAAGGCCATGCAAGGCGGCAAGCCGCAGGCATCGCAGCCGGATGCGGTGGTACAGGCCGCCTCGGTACCGGCTGTGGAGCCTGTTGTTCAGGCTAGTGCGCCGGTTGCCGCTGTGCCGGCCCCCAAGCCGGTTGTTGCGCCCAAGCCGGTTACTCCCCCGCCTCCGCCGCCGGAACGTTCCTGGCTGGATGGCCTGATTGACAACCTGCCATTGATCGGTGGTGGCGTGGCGGGTGTCGGCCTTCTCGGTGCGCTTGGCGTGATGATTTCCCGTCGCCGCAAGGCTGCTGCAGGGTCTTCGCTGCAGCTGTCCGCCCAGGCCAATAATGCAGTATTGGGTCGCAATGCTGTGGGCAGCGGGCCCAGCTCGGTCAGTGGCGGCCACTCCTTCATGACCAATTTTACCCAGTCCTCCGGTGCGATTGATGCGGCAGAGGTTGATCCGGTAGCGGAAGCCGAAGTGTATATGGCCTATGGCCGCGATGCGCAGGCCGAGGAAATCCTCAAGGATGCGCTGGCCAAGGATCCGTCGCGCCAGGAAGTGCGCCAGAAACTGTTGGAACTGTATGCGGCACGCCCGGATGCAGGCAGCTTCGAGAAGCTGGCACGTGAATTCCACGTCAGCACCGATGGCAAGGGTCAGGCCTGGGCCAAGGTGGCTGCGATGGGGCTGGCTATTGATCCGGCCAATGCGCTGTACCAGCTTGCTGCAGATGACGTACCTGCAGAAAGTACGGCTGCTGCTGGCGATGGCGTGATCGATCTGGATCAGGAACTGTTTGGCGAGGCAGTGCCCGAGCCCGTTGTCGCCAAGCCTGTCGAGGCTGCCGCACCGGTTGCTGTCGATGATCCGCTGCGTGCCGCCCTGTTTGCCGAAGAAGAAGCAGTGACACCGGCACCGGCGGCAGAATCCAACCTGATGGATTTTGATCTGGATGCCGAACTGGCAGCTCTGGCACCAGCACCTGCCACCGAGCCGGAAAAGCCGGCTGCAGAGCCTGCTGCCGATACCAATCTGCTGGATTTTGATTTCAATCTGGATGGGCTGGCGAGCGATATCGAGCCGGCCAAAGCGGAAGAACCGGCTGTGGCAACGCTGGAATTACCATCGACACCAGCCGCAAGTGATGGTTTTGAATCGCTGTACGAAGATATGGTGGCTGCTACGCCAGCACCTGCTCCTTCTCCTACCGTACCTGCTGATGCTCCGGTTGCAGCCGAAGGCATGACGCTGCTGGACGACCCGTTGTCCACCAAGCTGGATCTGGCCAAGGTTTATCTCGACATGGGTGATCGCGACGGTGCAAGGGAAGTATTGCAGGACCTGGTCGGTGAGGCACAAGGCAGTCTGAAAGAAGAAGCCCAGGCTTTGCTGACCAAAATCAGCAGCTGA
- the trpB gene encoding tryptophan synthase subunit beta, protein MERYDLPDAKGHFGPYGGVYVAETLMAALDELKNEYERVKADPTFWEEFRHELKHYVGRPSPIYHAKRWSEQLGGAQIFLKREDLNHTGAHKISNAIGQALLARRMGKKRVIAETGAGQHGVATATVAARYGMECFVYMGAEDIKRQSPNVFRMKLLGATVVPVESGSKTLKDALNEAMRDWVTNVDSTFYILGTAAGPHPYPMMVRDFLSVIGEESKEQMPELTGRQPDVVVACVGGGSNAIGMFYPYINVDGVRMVGVEAGGHGIDSGMHAAPLSGGAGVGVLHGAKSYLMQDANGQVVETHSVSAGLDYPGVGPEHSYLKDIGRAEYVAIEDKEALQAFHDCCHLEGIIPALESSHALAWAAKVAPTMGKDKVILVNLSGRGDKDINTVAGLAGITL, encoded by the coding sequence ATGGAGCGGTATGATCTTCCGGATGCAAAAGGCCATTTCGGCCCGTATGGTGGTGTCTATGTTGCCGAAACCTTGATGGCGGCACTGGACGAGCTCAAGAACGAATACGAGCGCGTCAAGGCTGATCCCACCTTCTGGGAAGAGTTTCGCCACGAGCTGAAACACTATGTGGGCCGTCCCAGCCCCATCTACCACGCCAAGCGCTGGTCGGAACAACTGGGCGGTGCGCAGATCTTCCTTAAGCGTGAAGACCTCAACCATACCGGTGCGCACAAGATCAGCAATGCCATCGGTCAGGCTCTGCTGGCACGCCGCATGGGCAAAAAGCGCGTGATTGCCGAAACCGGTGCCGGCCAGCATGGCGTGGCCACCGCCACAGTGGCAGCCCGCTACGGCATGGAATGTTTTGTCTACATGGGTGCCGAGGATATCAAGCGCCAGTCGCCCAATGTCTTCCGCATGAAGCTGCTGGGTGCCACCGTGGTGCCGGTGGAGTCTGGTTCCAAAACCCTGAAGGACGCGCTGAACGAAGCCATGCGCGACTGGGTGACCAATGTCGACAGCACCTTCTATATTCTGGGTACGGCAGCCGGCCCGCATCCTTACCCGATGATGGTGCGTGACTTCCTGTCGGTAATCGGCGAGGAATCCAAAGAGCAGATGCCGGAGTTGACCGGTCGTCAGCCCGACGTGGTGGTAGCTTGTGTGGGTGGCGGCTCCAACGCCATCGGCATGTTCTACCCCTACATCAATGTGGATGGTGTGCGCATGGTGGGCGTGGAAGCCGGTGGTCACGGCATTGACAGCGGCATGCATGCCGCCCCCTTGTCCGGCGGTGCCGGCGTGGGCGTGCTGCACGGTGCCAAGAGCTATCTGATGCAGGATGCCAACGGCCAGGTGGTGGAAACCCATTCGGTGTCGGCCGGTCTGGATTACCCCGGCGTTGGTCCGGAGCACAGCTACCTCAAGGACATCGGCCGCGCCGAGTATGTTGCCATCGAGGACAAGGAAGCGCTGCAAGCCTTCCACGACTGCTGTCACCTGGAAGGCATCATCCCGGCACTGGAATCCAGCCATGCGCTGGCCTGGGCTGCCAAGGTTGCGCCCACCATGGGCAAGGACAAGGTGATTCTGGTCAACCTGTCCGGCCGTGGCGACAAGGACATCAATACCGTGGCCGGCCTGGCCGGTATCACGCTGTAA